From a region of the Acidobacteriota bacterium genome:
- a CDS encoding Gfo/Idh/MocA family oxidoreductase → MKNFAITGVAGYIAPRHLKAIQDTGSRLVAATDPHDAVGILDRFAFDVRFFTEIERFDRHLEKLRRGPADQRVDYVSICSPNHLHDAHIRLALRVGANAICEKPLVINPWNLDALQEIERETGRSVKTILQLRVHPQLIALREQLLADTSRRHQVCLTYITARGSWYDTSWKGHVERSGGIVTNIGIHFFDLLIWLFGGVRSSQVNLRDLHEAAGVLDLERADVQWFLSTDSSKLPFTPEPGKKTTFRSIMVDGQEIEFSEGFTDLHTRVYEQVLAGAGFGIDDARPSIELTSTIRTADVVTSPQAHPKVVQRG, encoded by the coding sequence GTGAAGAATTTTGCCATTACCGGCGTGGCCGGCTACATCGCACCACGCCACCTCAAGGCCATCCAGGATACGGGCAGCCGCCTGGTGGCAGCCACCGATCCGCACGACGCCGTCGGCATTCTCGATCGGTTCGCCTTCGACGTGCGCTTCTTCACCGAGATCGAGCGCTTCGATCGCCATCTCGAGAAGCTGCGCCGCGGACCCGCGGATCAGCGGGTGGACTACGTCAGCATCTGTTCGCCCAATCACCTGCACGACGCGCACATCCGGTTGGCGCTGCGAGTGGGCGCGAACGCGATCTGCGAGAAGCCGCTCGTTATCAATCCCTGGAACCTCGATGCGCTGCAGGAGATCGAGCGCGAAACCGGGCGCAGCGTCAAGACCATCCTGCAGCTGCGCGTGCATCCCCAGCTCATCGCCCTGCGCGAGCAGCTGCTGGCCGATACCTCGAGGCGCCATCAGGTGTGCCTCACCTACATTACCGCCCGCGGCTCCTGGTACGACACGTCGTGGAAGGGCCACGTCGAGCGCTCCGGCGGCATTGTCACCAACATCGGCATCCACTTTTTCGACCTGTTGATCTGGTTGTTTGGAGGCGTCCGGTCGTCGCAGGTGAACCTGCGGGATCTGCATGAGGCCGCGGGAGTGCTCGACCTCGAGCGCGCCGACGTGCAGTGGTTCCTGTCCACCGACAGTTCGAAACTGCCCTTCACGCCGGAACCCGGCAAGAAGACCACCTTCCGCTCGATCATGGTGGACGGCCAGGAGATCGAGTTCAGTGAAGGGTTCACCGACCTCCACACGCGCGTCTACGAGCAAGTGTTGGCAGGGGCCGGCTTCGGCATCGACGATGCGAGGCCGTCGATTGAACTGACCTCGACCATTCGCACGGCAGACGTGGTCACGAGTCCTCAGGCGCATCCCAAGGTGGTGCAGCGTGGCTGA
- a CDS encoding glycosyltransferase: MLPSLSGGGAERAAVHILNALDERQWDRSMYLFDRVGPYLDEVAPAIRVSAGTVHSRWGRWQALRRFIRETRPEIVVSFLSYFSVLTATRAAGVGARVVFNQQTPMTAFLADGDYPWRGRWHRRLFSLVTRAGYAAADLVVTTSHGVAEELQAAFGVDPAHVRVVPNPVDLDRVAAAAQEPLDTEFESQWTSPVIVAAGRLAEAKDYPLLIDAMALLRQRMPAKLFILGQGELEGAIRARIAERGLTDAVVLCGFQRNPWKFIAKADVFALTSHYEGFGNVLVEAMACGVPVVATASAGTRDIVRPGLDGELVQDHTPEAVAAALARVLGDNALRAEMSATARKHAADFALRVVSAKYDALFEGLLA; encoded by the coding sequence GTGTTGCCGTCGTTGTCCGGTGGGGGAGCGGAGCGTGCGGCCGTGCACATCCTGAACGCGCTGGATGAACGGCAGTGGGACCGCTCGATGTACTTGTTCGATCGGGTGGGACCTTACCTTGATGAAGTCGCGCCCGCGATTCGCGTGTCTGCCGGTACGGTCCACTCGCGGTGGGGCCGGTGGCAGGCCCTGCGGCGCTTCATTCGTGAAACCCGTCCTGAGATTGTCGTGTCGTTCCTGAGTTACTTCTCGGTGCTGACGGCCACGCGGGCGGCCGGCGTCGGCGCGCGCGTGGTGTTCAACCAGCAGACGCCGATGACGGCCTTCCTTGCCGACGGCGACTATCCCTGGCGTGGGCGCTGGCATCGCCGCTTGTTCTCGCTCGTGACCCGTGCCGGCTACGCGGCGGCCGATCTCGTCGTCACCACCTCGCATGGGGTGGCCGAGGAACTCCAGGCCGCGTTTGGCGTCGATCCCGCCCACGTGCGCGTCGTGCCGAATCCTGTTGATCTCGATCGCGTGGCGGCTGCTGCTCAGGAACCTCTGGACACCGAGTTCGAGTCGCAGTGGACCTCGCCCGTGATCGTCGCGGCCGGCCGGTTGGCCGAGGCCAAGGACTACCCGCTGCTGATCGATGCGATGGCGTTGTTGCGACAGCGAATGCCGGCGAAGCTGTTCATCCTGGGACAGGGTGAACTCGAGGGCGCGATTCGCGCCCGCATCGCGGAGCGTGGCCTGACCGACGCGGTGGTGCTGTGCGGCTTTCAGCGCAACCCCTGGAAGTTCATCGCCAAAGCCGACGTGTTTGCGCTCACGTCTCATTACGAGGGGTTCGGCAACGTGCTGGTGGAAGCAATGGCCTGCGGCGTGCCCGTCGTCGCCACCGCCTCCGCCGGCACGAGAGACATCGTTCGTCCGGGACTCGATGGCGAATTGGTTCAAGACCATACGCCGGAGGCGGTCGCCGCCGCGCTCGCGCGCGTGTTGGGCGATAACGCCCTGCGCGCAGAGATGTCGGCGACTGCACGCAAGCACGCCGCGGATTTCGCGTTACGCGTGGTGTCCGCGAAGTACGACGCGTTGTTTGAGGGGCTTCTGGCGTGA
- a CDS encoding NAD-dependent epimerase/dehydratase family protein has protein sequence MSARRSLVIGGLGFIGVNLAERLLTAGDEVTLVTPNRARHEARAAAFADRGAHIVEGDLRDRDAMAKAVAGQHLVFNLAGESGAVRSMEDPWTDLDVNCMGNLSLLEALRTANRDARLVFVGSRLQYGKQDQQPVGEDQEPDPLCLHAIHKLTVERYLRLYGTLYGIKYTIARVTNPYGPGQPESRTAYGIVNRLIHLALAGKPLTVYGDGAQRRDYIYVDDLVTALVMLAESPVSAGRAYNVGSGTGTRLIDMARTVIEIAGGGRVEHVDWPALAGQIETGDFIADISRIERELGWRPAIGLRDGLERTVALSRGQVQA, from the coding sequence ATGAGCGCGCGCCGCTCGCTGGTAATCGGCGGTCTCGGCTTCATTGGCGTGAACCTGGCCGAGCGCCTGCTGACGGCCGGCGATGAGGTCACCCTGGTGACGCCGAACCGGGCCCGTCACGAGGCACGCGCCGCGGCCTTCGCCGATCGCGGCGCCCACATCGTGGAAGGCGACCTGCGCGACCGCGACGCCATGGCCAAGGCCGTAGCCGGCCAGCACCTCGTCTTCAACCTGGCCGGCGAGTCGGGCGCGGTTCGCAGCATGGAGGATCCGTGGACGGATCTCGACGTCAACTGCATGGGCAACCTGTCGCTGCTCGAGGCACTGCGCACCGCCAATCGCGATGCGCGCCTGGTGTTCGTGGGCTCTCGACTGCAGTACGGCAAGCAGGATCAGCAGCCGGTCGGTGAAGACCAGGAACCGGATCCGCTGTGCCTCCACGCCATTCACAAGCTGACGGTTGAGCGCTACCTGCGGCTCTACGGCACGCTCTACGGCATCAAGTACACCATCGCTCGCGTGACCAATCCTTACGGCCCTGGACAGCCCGAAAGCCGCACCGCCTACGGCATTGTCAATCGCCTGATTCACCTGGCGCTGGCCGGCAAGCCGCTGACGGTCTATGGCGATGGCGCGCAGCGTCGCGACTACATCTACGTGGACGATCTCGTGACGGCGCTGGTGATGTTGGCGGAATCACCGGTCAGCGCCGGTCGCGCCTACAACGTCGGTTCGGGCACGGGCACGCGCTTGATCGACATGGCGCGCACCGTCATTGAGATCGCGGGTGGCGGACGCGTCGAGCACGTGGATTGGCCGGCGCTGGCCGGCCAGATTGAGACCGGCGATTTCATCGCCGACATCTCACGGATCGAACGCGAGTTGGGCTGGCGACCCGCCATCGGCCTGCGGGACGGGCTTGAACGCACCGTGGCGCTGTCGCGGGGACAGGTGCAGGCATGA
- a CDS encoding acyltransferase, whose product MAEVFVHESSYVDEGCEIGEGSKVWHFSHVMSGARIGKRCNIGQNVVISPQVVIGDNVKIQNNVSIYTGVILEDDVFCGPSMVFTNVVNPRSHVSRKDEYKTTLVKQGASLGANTTIVCGHTIGRFAFIGAGSVVTKDIPDYALVVGNPGRISGWMCNCGVKLAAGATPPAKATCAACGAHYATTDGHLAPA is encoded by the coding sequence GTGGCTGAGGTGTTCGTGCACGAATCGTCGTACGTGGACGAGGGCTGTGAGATTGGCGAGGGCTCGAAGGTATGGCACTTTTCCCACGTGATGTCGGGAGCGCGCATCGGCAAGCGCTGCAACATCGGCCAGAACGTCGTGATCTCGCCGCAGGTCGTGATTGGCGACAACGTCAAGATCCAGAACAACGTTTCCATCTACACCGGCGTCATCCTCGAAGATGACGTGTTCTGCGGGCCGTCCATGGTGTTCACGAACGTCGTCAATCCGCGCAGCCATGTCTCGCGCAAAGATGAGTACAAGACCACGTTGGTCAAGCAGGGCGCCAGCCTCGGCGCCAACACCACCATCGTCTGCGGCCACACGATTGGCCGCTTTGCGTTTATCGGCGCCGGCTCCGTCGTGACGAAAGACATTCCCGACTACGCGCTGGTGGTTGGCAATCCCGGTCGCATCAGTGGCTGGATGTGCAATTGCGGCGTGAAGCTCGCGGCGGGCGCAACGCCTCCCGCCAAGGCCACCTGTGCGGCGTGTGGCGCGCACTACGCCACTACCGACGGACATCTCGCCCCGGCATGA
- a CDS encoding class I SAM-dependent methyltransferase, whose amino-acid sequence MTKAEQTPWAAKAAALYDAAYADRYRSHDDSLVDSGPYLGFVAWLQRVCARFTSSADALEIGCGTGRYFSALQNVRTLVGLDASPAMLALAAHPFREAAITVERVTLLEGDALAHDFSAGSFDLVYSIGVLAEHVPLQAELVGRVHSWLRRGGRFAFSTVHPASPSVPQTAARRLGSALMPWVPGPLHAYLRDRYLAGGLYADETYLRGLLADGFEIESIERFVSEAHLHCLCVARRVTR is encoded by the coding sequence ATGACGAAGGCTGAGCAAACACCTTGGGCCGCGAAGGCCGCCGCGCTGTACGACGCGGCCTACGCCGACCGCTATCGCAGCCACGACGACAGCCTGGTTGATAGCGGCCCGTATCTCGGCTTCGTCGCGTGGCTGCAGCGCGTGTGTGCCCGGTTCACGTCGTCGGCCGACGCCCTCGAGATTGGCTGCGGCACGGGCCGCTACTTCAGCGCGCTGCAGAACGTGCGGACCCTCGTCGGCCTTGACGCCTCGCCCGCGATGCTGGCGCTGGCCGCGCACCCGTTTCGTGAAGCCGCGATCACCGTCGAGCGCGTGACCTTGCTTGAGGGCGATGCGCTGGCACACGACTTCTCGGCCGGCAGCTTTGACCTGGTCTACTCGATTGGCGTGCTCGCCGAACATGTGCCCCTGCAGGCGGAGTTGGTGGGCCGCGTCCACTCGTGGCTGCGGCGAGGCGGCCGATTTGCGTTTTCGACCGTGCACCCGGCCTCACCGTCGGTGCCGCAGACGGCCGCGCGCCGGTTGGGCTCGGCGCTGATGCCGTGGGTTCCCGGTCCGCTGCACGCCTATCTGCGCGATCGCTACCTGGCAGGTGGCCTCTATGCCGATGAGACCTATCTGCGGGGGCTGCTCGCTGACGGTTTCGAGATTGAATCCATCGAACGGTTTGTGTCCGAAGCGCACCTGCATTGCCTGTGCGTGGCTCGCCGGGTGACCCGATGA
- a CDS encoding glycosyltransferase family 4 protein: protein MNDRKIRVLVVSPIPEEGAGCRFRIGHYIPYLEANGFEVTLISLFTTSFFRLVYKPGNLGIKALRFAGLVLRHLWRLRRARDYDVIFIYREIFPVGPALVEWLLSRFGPPIVFDFDDAIFLPSVSEANRLIATLKMPSKVATIVRGSAHTVVGNDYLAAYARQFSDAVTTIPTCVDTSRFTPQARAPRAVPIVGWIGSPTTASYIKGLGEVLQRVAEQHPFVLNVSGTGEPIAIPGVQVENPSWALDGEIDLFRNCDIGVYPLVDDAWAKGKCGFKAIEFMACGVPVVASAVGVNREIIEDGVNGYLAATDNEWVEKLARLIADPALRARFAAAGRRTIEERYSLHVNAPKLADVLSRAARRAA from the coding sequence TTGAACGACCGCAAGATCCGGGTTTTGGTCGTGTCGCCGATCCCCGAAGAGGGGGCCGGTTGCCGATTCCGGATTGGGCACTACATCCCATACCTCGAGGCCAATGGCTTCGAGGTGACGTTGATTTCGCTCTTCACGACCAGCTTCTTCCGGCTGGTTTACAAACCGGGCAATCTCGGAATCAAGGCGTTAAGGTTCGCCGGCCTGGTGCTGCGCCACCTGTGGCGGCTGCGCCGCGCCAGGGACTACGACGTCATCTTCATTTACCGGGAGATATTCCCCGTAGGGCCAGCGCTGGTGGAGTGGCTCTTGTCACGGTTTGGCCCACCGATCGTGTTCGACTTCGATGACGCTATTTTTCTGCCGAGTGTGAGCGAAGCCAATCGCCTGATCGCCACGCTCAAGATGCCCAGCAAGGTTGCGACCATCGTGCGCGGCAGCGCCCACACTGTTGTTGGCAACGATTACCTCGCCGCCTATGCCCGCCAGTTCAGCGACGCCGTGACGACCATTCCCACGTGCGTGGATACCAGCCGGTTTACGCCGCAGGCCAGAGCGCCGCGCGCCGTGCCCATCGTTGGCTGGATCGGCAGCCCGACCACTGCCAGCTACATCAAGGGGCTGGGCGAGGTGCTGCAGCGGGTCGCCGAACAGCATCCCTTCGTCCTCAACGTGAGCGGCACCGGCGAGCCGATCGCAATTCCCGGTGTCCAGGTGGAGAACCCCAGCTGGGCCCTTGATGGGGAGATCGACCTCTTCCGTAACTGCGACATCGGCGTCTATCCACTGGTGGACGATGCGTGGGCGAAGGGCAAGTGCGGGTTCAAGGCCATCGAGTTCATGGCGTGTGGCGTGCCAGTGGTAGCCTCGGCCGTAGGCGTCAATCGCGAAATCATTGAAGACGGCGTGAACGGCTATCTCGCGGCAACGGATAATGAATGGGTGGAGAAGCTGGCCCGGCTGATCGCCGACCCGGCGCTCCGCGCCCGCTTTGCTGCCGCGGGCCGTCGCACGATCGAGGAACGCTACTCGCTGCACGTCAACGCGCCGAAGCTGGCAGATGTGCTTAGTCGGGCGGCCAGGAGAGCTGCGTGA
- a CDS encoding glycosyltransferase: MSGGRTRVLFLSHAYMVGGAEEMVLNLVRHLPERFEPAVVCIHEAGPIGEEIARTGVPFKVLGLTPGLLRPFDVLRLRDFLIECEPTIVHTFLLTGSLYGRFAAMMAHVPVIIGTEVNIYQHKKSTHARLEKWLMRRTDTVVASAASVREFYIDQVKADPSKVEVIYNAVDWTQLQTTMSREEFLASVGVPQDVPVAGIIARLTPQKAHQVLFDAIAHDPGLAKLHLLVVGDGELRSSLTASAQTLRIEERVHFLGARRDLGNILASIDLFAMPSYWEGLPLSMVLAMGAGLPVVASRVAGIPEVVKDGVSGLLVTPGDTAELAAALNRVVHDDTLRVLLGQEARAFVRPRFGVDGYVASVTAMYDRLLAEKGLAPALSGVER; this comes from the coding sequence ATGAGCGGTGGTCGCACCAGGGTGCTCTTTCTGTCACACGCCTACATGGTGGGCGGTGCCGAAGAGATGGTCCTCAATCTCGTTCGCCACTTGCCGGAACGGTTCGAGCCGGCGGTCGTGTGCATCCACGAGGCCGGACCGATCGGCGAGGAGATCGCGCGCACTGGCGTGCCGTTCAAGGTGCTGGGCCTGACGCCGGGCCTGTTGCGGCCGTTCGATGTGCTGCGCCTGCGCGACTTCCTGATCGAGTGCGAGCCGACCATCGTGCACACCTTCCTGCTCACCGGCAGCCTCTACGGCCGCTTTGCCGCCATGATGGCGCACGTGCCGGTGATTATCGGCACCGAGGTGAACATCTACCAGCACAAGAAATCGACGCACGCGCGGCTCGAGAAATGGCTGATGCGTCGCACCGACACCGTCGTCGCCTCGGCCGCCTCCGTGCGCGAGTTCTACATCGATCAGGTGAAGGCCGATCCGTCCAAGGTCGAGGTGATCTACAACGCGGTGGACTGGACGCAGTTGCAGACGACGATGAGCAGGGAGGAATTCCTGGCGTCGGTCGGCGTGCCGCAGGATGTGCCGGTGGCCGGGATTATCGCCAGGTTGACCCCCCAGAAGGCGCACCAGGTGCTGTTCGATGCGATTGCGCACGACCCGGGCCTGGCGAAGCTGCACCTGCTCGTCGTGGGCGACGGCGAACTGCGGTCGTCGCTGACCGCGAGTGCCCAGACCTTGCGCATCGAGGAGCGGGTCCACTTCCTCGGCGCCCGGCGCGACCTGGGCAACATCCTCGCCTCGATCGATCTGTTTGCCATGCCGTCGTACTGGGAGGGCCTGCCGTTGTCGATGGTGCTGGCCATGGGCGCCGGCCTGCCGGTGGTCGCATCACGCGTCGCGGGCATTCCCGAGGTCGTGAAAGACGGCGTGAGCGGACTGCTCGTGACGCCCGGGGACACCGCCGAGCTGGCGGCGGCGCTCAATCGCGTCGTGCACGACGACACGCTGCGCGTGTTGCTGGGGCAGGAAGCGCGCGCGTTCGTGCGTCCGCGATTCGGTGTCGATGGCTACGTCGCGTCGGTGACCGCGATGTACGACCGGCTGTTGGCGGAGAAAGGCCTGGCGCCAGCCTTGAGCGGAGTCGAAAGGTGA
- a CDS encoding glycosyltransferase, whose protein sequence is MRLGIVYHMPFWRAADGSLREVEGSFARYVDSLAPYFDEISLCVPVLAEARGEGTPIRATNVTLAPLPNFEGPVHFYPQFLVMLPRIWRWVRGIDVLHCRIPSPAAIFAFVIARLHSRPSFVLIVGDLKALLPTMPYQGVKKVLWRGYTAFEEWAVQWMSDRSVAFANGEALAAKHSTAAKAVIATTTTTISAADISSRADIDAGDTLRVLCVSRIDPRKGLRVLPEVVKLLGDQGIALVLDIVGPAVGRPGAEEQSAIASEAQRLGVGDRVRCLGPVPLEKLLPLYRGYDVFVLPTLPGEGIPRVLLEAMTAGVPVVTTRVAGIPSLIQHEVNGLLVEAPTAAAVAGAISRVVHDAGLRRRLIANGYETARGFTLEAQAARLLAEVSALLPVTLKQPATVTVA, encoded by the coding sequence GTGAGGCTCGGCATCGTGTATCACATGCCGTTCTGGCGGGCCGCCGACGGCAGCCTGCGCGAAGTGGAGGGCTCGTTCGCCCGCTACGTAGATTCGCTGGCGCCGTATTTCGACGAGATCTCGCTGTGCGTGCCGGTGCTGGCCGAGGCGCGCGGCGAAGGCACGCCCATTCGCGCCACCAACGTCACGCTGGCGCCGCTGCCGAACTTCGAAGGGCCGGTGCATTTCTATCCGCAGTTCCTGGTGATGCTGCCGCGGATCTGGCGCTGGGTTCGCGGCATCGATGTGCTGCACTGCCGCATTCCAAGCCCCGCAGCGATTTTCGCGTTCGTCATCGCCCGTCTGCATTCGCGGCCGTCATTCGTGCTGATTGTCGGCGACCTGAAGGCGTTGCTGCCGACCATGCCGTATCAGGGCGTCAAGAAGGTCCTGTGGCGCGGCTACACCGCGTTCGAAGAGTGGGCGGTGCAGTGGATGTCGGATCGCTCGGTGGCGTTCGCCAACGGCGAAGCGCTGGCGGCCAAGCACTCGACCGCCGCGAAGGCGGTGATTGCCACTACGACCACCACCATCAGCGCCGCCGACATCTCATCGCGGGCCGACATAGACGCTGGCGATACCCTGCGCGTGTTGTGTGTCAGCCGCATCGATCCTCGTAAGGGGCTCCGGGTACTGCCCGAGGTCGTGAAGCTGCTGGGTGACCAGGGCATCGCCCTCGTGCTCGACATCGTCGGACCGGCCGTCGGCCGTCCTGGCGCAGAAGAGCAGTCGGCGATTGCCTCCGAAGCGCAACGCCTTGGCGTCGGCGATCGGGTGCGGTGTCTCGGGCCGGTGCCGTTGGAGAAGTTGTTGCCGCTCTACCGAGGCTACGACGTGTTCGTGCTGCCGACCTTGCCGGGCGAAGGCATTCCGCGCGTCCTGCTCGAAGCCATGACCGCGGGCGTGCCGGTGGTGACGACGAGGGTCGCTGGCATCCCCAGCCTGATCCAGCACGAGGTTAACGGCCTGTTGGTCGAGGCGCCAACGGCGGCCGCGGTGGCGGGTGCGATCTCGCGGGTGGTGCACGACGCGGGTCTTCGCCGCCGGCTGATCGCCAACGGTTACGAAACCGCGCGCGGGTTCACGCTCGAGGCGCAGGCGGCGCGGCTGTTGGCGGAAGTGTCGGCGCTGCTGCCGGTCACGTTGAAGCAGCCGGCGACGGTGACTGTCGCGTGA
- a CDS encoding IPT/TIG domain-containing protein, whose amino-acid sequence MALVDEHGRILGRFNLLDVAMAVLLLGLIPLGYGGYALFRVPLPRLTAVAPASVQFDKEMRVTIRGENLRPYMRVSLGTFQTRTFLFKDSTTAEVVFDGIPTGKYDVVLYDFAQERHRLAAALTIAPPPLPTTSVHIAGFLTGVPAGQVARFTAGYVFPQNGEILAAGDPVPDAARVVTGDHSIEIPVPATVRIPVLLRMLCNIQTAGSGGGVAECRTNTAIFPSAYLNLATDEGTLPLLVIDVQPPLRPTMVEIHARVAGPEEAAMLMQAGDKDLGASQNEFAAGAVVISPPNASRDFRLRIPAFPTLTGWQYAGQMLRVGGPLQVTTPRYQFSSTVLWAPPLPAPTATP is encoded by the coding sequence ATGGCTCTAGTCGACGAACACGGCCGCATCCTGGGCCGCTTCAACCTCCTGGATGTTGCAATGGCGGTCCTGCTGCTCGGTCTCATCCCGCTGGGCTACGGCGGCTACGCACTCTTCAGGGTCCCCTTGCCGCGATTGACCGCCGTTGCTCCTGCCTCCGTGCAGTTCGACAAGGAGATGCGGGTTACGATTCGCGGTGAGAACCTCCGGCCCTACATGCGGGTGTCGTTGGGGACCTTTCAGACCCGCACGTTCCTGTTCAAGGACTCGACAACCGCGGAGGTCGTCTTCGACGGTATTCCGACCGGCAAGTACGACGTGGTGTTGTACGACTTCGCGCAAGAGCGGCACCGCTTGGCAGCCGCCCTCACGATTGCGCCTCCGCCGCTGCCCACGACCAGCGTTCATATCGCCGGATTCCTGACCGGGGTGCCGGCAGGCCAGGTGGCACGATTTACCGCGGGATACGTGTTTCCTCAGAATGGCGAAATCCTGGCGGCCGGGGACCCGGTGCCGGATGCCGCGAGGGTCGTGACGGGGGACCACAGCATTGAGATACCGGTGCCGGCGACGGTGCGCATTCCCGTGCTGCTGCGAATGCTCTGCAATATCCAGACAGCCGGCAGCGGCGGCGGCGTCGCTGAATGCCGGACCAACACCGCGATCTTTCCGTCCGCCTACCTGAACCTGGCGACGGACGAGGGGACTCTGCCCCTGCTTGTGATTGACGTGCAGCCACCGCTGCGGCCCACGATGGTCGAAATTCATGCGCGGGTTGCTGGTCCGGAGGAGGCGGCCATGCTCATGCAGGCCGGCGACAAGGACCTAGGGGCATCTCAGAATGAATTCGCTGCCGGCGCCGTGGTGATCTCACCGCCGAACGCCAGCCGCGACTTTCGACTCCGCATCCCGGCCTTCCCAACGCTCACTGGCTGGCAGTACGCGGGCCAGATGTTGAGAGTCGGCGGGCCACTTCAGGTCACGACACCCCGCTACCAGTTCAGCAGCACCGTCCTGTGGGCGCCTCCGCTACCGGCGCCGACGGCCACGCCATGA
- a CDS encoding DUF2334 domain-containing protein: MKVALRDDDTCYFTSPETLERIYHDVWDRIPVCLATVPFAIGYERKGIPQEHWRSDESFAIEKNTALVPFLKDQIGRGRVTIALHGYTHQDYPNGYEFQAAPDPERRVREGLQYLKGTLGAPISVFVPPHNAISKRGMQAVASHGLNLLGSFLSFRPSMRAWDANTLGNWWRIRSYRAATGRTKRDAMVYPHVLRYSRHAEFGCHSLIPGTTVEELVKGFDEARAVGGDFCVATHYWEVDQAIKDVLLRFLDHVERVPEVKMVTAESLFA, from the coding sequence GTGAAGGTGGCGCTGCGAGACGATGACACGTGTTACTTCACGTCGCCCGAGACGCTCGAGCGCATCTACCACGATGTGTGGGACCGCATCCCGGTCTGCCTGGCCACCGTCCCGTTTGCCATCGGCTACGAGCGTAAGGGCATCCCGCAGGAACATTGGCGATCGGACGAGTCGTTTGCGATCGAGAAGAACACCGCGCTGGTTCCGTTCCTCAAGGACCAGATTGGCCGAGGCCGCGTCACCATCGCCCTGCACGGCTACACGCACCAGGATTACCCGAACGGCTACGAGTTCCAGGCGGCGCCCGATCCCGAACGGCGTGTCCGCGAAGGACTGCAGTATTTGAAGGGCACGTTGGGCGCGCCGATTTCGGTGTTCGTGCCGCCTCATAACGCGATCTCGAAACGGGGCATGCAAGCCGTGGCCAGCCATGGCCTCAACCTGTTGGGCTCGTTCCTGTCGTTTAGGCCCTCAATGCGGGCGTGGGATGCGAACACGCTGGGCAACTGGTGGCGGATTCGAAGCTACCGGGCGGCGACCGGCCGCACGAAGCGCGATGCCATGGTCTATCCCCACGTGCTGCGCTATTCCCGGCACGCCGAGTTCGGCTGCCACAGTCTGATCCCCGGGACCACCGTCGAGGAACTGGTGAAAGGCTTCGATGAGGCCCGCGCCGTCGGCGGCGACTTCTGCGTGGCGACGCATTACTGGGAGGTCGATCAGGCGATCAAGGACGTGCTGCTTCGCTTTCTCGACCACGTCGAGCGCGTGCCTGAAGTGAAGATGGTGACCGCGGAATCGCTGTTTGCATGA